The following coding sequences lie in one Apium graveolens cultivar Ventura chromosome 3, ASM990537v1, whole genome shotgun sequence genomic window:
- the LOC141714576 gene encoding uncharacterized protein LOC141714576, with product MSEHLPLFFCAEIEKLLNDVGKSLRDFHMMPFSDERFFHTFVNRLIVEETSYNKEELRLNHEKTHKNMNSRQLDVYNAVVDNVNKNKGGMFFVYGSDGCGKMFLWKTFCSRFRSEGKIVLPVIGSEIAATLLPGGQTAHSSFKIPLKLDQSSIAGIKHDIPILPKAGRAEIVNTSFNKSRLWKSCKVFLLILNMRLHSGNFEARNKVIADFSKWQLEIGDKKVECIDTHRADVETEFVVPDDYVVKSPLKNLIKTLIDIIYPDFQNNMHSQEYLRSRSILTPTNVVVDDINAKILERVPGNVHTYLSQDSIEDRGVDDNDFDSSFPVEYPNSINMPCMPKHELKVKVGAVVMLMRNLNHIMGLCNGTRMIVTGCKKNSI from the exons ATGTCAGAACATTTACCATTGTTTTTTTGTGCAGAGATTGAAAAGTTGTTAAATGATGTTGGTAAGTCCTTAAGAGATTTTCATATGATGCCATTTTCCGACGAACGATTTTTTCACACTTTTGTCAATCGTCTCATTGTTGAGGAAACTAGCTACAATAAAGAAGAATTGAGACTTAATCACGAAAAAACTCATAAAAATATGAACTCAAGGCAGCTGGATGTATATAATGCAGTTGTTGATAATGTAAACAAAAATAAAGGTGGAATGTTTTTTGTTTACGGGAGCGATGGATGTGGTAAAATGTTCCTTTGGAAAACTTTTTGTTCACGTTTTCGATCAGAAGGAAAGATTGTTCTTCCTGTTATAGGCTCTGAAATTGCTGCTACACTTCTTCCTGGTGGCCAAACAGCTCATTCTAGTTTTAAAATACCGCTAAAATTAGATCAGAGTTCTATTGCTGGAATAAAACATG ATATACCTATTTTGCCTAAGGCCGGAAGGGCTGAAATAGTGAATACATCATTTAACAAATCCCGACTTTGGAAATCTTGCAAGGTCTTTCTTCTCATTCTGAACATGAGATTACATTCAGGTAATTTCGAAGCTAGAAATAAAGTAATAGCTGACTTTAGTAAATGGCAACTTGAGATTGGAGACAAAAAAGTTGAATGCATTGATACTCATCGTGCAGATGTTGAAACTGAGTTTGTAGTTCCTGATGACTATGTTGTCAAGAGTCCCTTGAAAAATCTAATAAAAACCCTAATTGACATTATATATCCAGATTTTCAGAATAATATGCATTCACAGGAGTATCTGAGATCGAGATCTATTTTGACTCCAACAAACGTTGTAGTTGACGACATCAATGCGAAGATTCTTGAAAGAGTTCCGGGTAATGTTCATACTTATCTCAGTCAAGATTCAATTGAAGATAGGGGAGTTGATGATAATGACTTTGATTCGTCATTTCCAGTTGAGTATCCGAACTCCATTAATATGCCATGTATGCCTAAACATGAGTTGAAAGTAAAGGTTGGAGCTGTTGTTATGTTGATGAGGAATTTAAATCATATAATGGGTCTATGTAATGGTACAAGGATGATAGTTACTGGATGCAAAAAAAATAGTatataa